The Mytilus trossulus isolate FHL-02 unplaced genomic scaffold, PNRI_Mtr1.1.1.hap1 h1tg000024l__unscaffolded, whole genome shotgun sequence genome contains the following window.
gtccatctgatgagttaaataaaattgagaaaggaaatggggaatgtgtcaaagcgacaacaacccgaccatagagcagacaacagccgaaggccaccaatgggtcttcaatgtagcgagaattcccgcacccgtaggtgtccttcaactggcccctaaaaatatgtatactagtacagtgataatggacgtcatactaaactccgaattatacacaagaaactaaaatcaaaaatcatacaagactaacaaaggccagaggctcctgacttgggacaggcgcaaaattgcctttttcaactgatttttatagttcgttcttatgatgtactgttataccactgtcccaggttaggggatgggttgggatcccgctaacatgtttaataccccgccacattatttatgtatgtgcctttcccaagtcaggagcctgtaattcaatggttgtcgtttgtttatgtgttacatatttgtttttcgttcatttttttatacaaataaggccgttagttttctcgtttaaattgttttacattgtcgtatcggggccttttatagctgactatgaggtatgggctttgctcattgttgaaggccgtacgatgacctatagttgttaattgctgtgtcattttggtctcttgtggttagttgtctcattggcaatcataccacatcttctttatatatatatatacatgtataatttagaATGATTACTCACAAAGTAGTTtaacaaaaagaatatttatattgtattaacCTTTTGCGTATGTAGTTACAGTAACACAAGTAGTAAGAGAATCACAGCCTTCTACTCATCGGTTTGGAAGGGGCTGATTTTTCTAAATATGGTCTTACTTTAGCCTCCATATCATTTTTAAGAATACTTATAAAAGATATACTTGAAGTGCTTTTGCGTAAGTGTATCTATCATATGTCGAAATCTATCTATCATATGAAGAGtgcattcattttattttatcatgtgcACGGCATAAGGTTTGACAGCTAAGTACTGTTTGTTGTGAACGAATCTAGAAATAAATCGGTATAAAATCGAAATTGTTAAATGAACTACATGCCGGACGATCTTGTAGAATTATCCCGCAGGATCAGGaataatatagatatataactctaatattgacaaataattttgtatttcaaataataaagttACTATAATTTAATACTTCTTTCTAGGAAAGATTCCAACAAAAAGGACACTATATGATCTTCTGTCAGGAATTACAGATACAGAAAGTGACTGGAATGAAGAAAAAGAAGAGGATTTAGAAGATCAACGTAAAGACAGACggaataaagaaaaagaagaggATTTAGAAGATCAACGTAAAGAGAGAcgaaatgaagaaaaagaagaGGATGAAGAAGATCAACGTAAAGAGAGAcgaaatgaagaaaaagaagaGGAGTTAGGAGATCAACGTAAAGAGAGAcgaaatgaagaaaaagaagaGGATTTAGGAGAGCAATACAAAGActaactttattttgatttgtttttaaattttcaatattttttttaggtatcCATAATTTTGAAAGTGAAACATTACTatgcaatttttatatttatattatatttaattatatatgtttataaaaaaaaaataagatgtgttTATAATTTCTACATAGGCCtagaaactgacaaaaaaacggatatttagtttaagaaaaattgttgcacaaagaaaaaaagaaaaaaatagatataggaagatgtggtatgagtgccaatgagacaactctccgtcaaagtaacaatttataaaagtaaaccattgtatgTCAAGTTACGGCCTTCAAAACCATAAGGTTTTTGTATCTCTCACACACAAAATAATTGATCTGAAAGTTTTTGACCTGAAATCAATAAACCATCCAAGCTTAACGCATTGGTCAAACAGAAAGAAAAATCGAATGCGCATAAGTATGAACGATCTGGAAGTAAGTGTATTCAATTCAAAATTCGTGACGCCGTTATAAGGGAGCGAAACTACTGATCAGATAGTATTTAGAATGTAACAGAATGATGCATCTCCTGCGGTGCATTTTTTACCCATTATTTGAATCAAACGTCATGAGATACGATACCTTGTAAATGAATATAGATTTGCGCGCTTTGGTGGGATCATTGAAGCCTATTAAATTGAGTGAACTGCCtccaaatattgaaatgttGTGGGTTCAATCCTTTTCTTTAGCcggatgaaatcaaataaatgtaCCTAAAAGAACTTGTGTTTTCACCTACTCCGCTTAGCACGCATCATTTAAATGAAGAAGCAAAAATAATGGCCGGCTTGTTCTTAGCAAAAAATGTCTAGATGGGTTGATTTGTCTTTCTACAAATTTGAGATCATTTGACTAAGAATATACATTTGGAATATTGTATGAATGACTGcatgaagaaataacaaaaaaacgtGTTATTTTAAAGGGTGCACTGTGGCACCGTTAAAGTCCACAAcaccgctaaagtccacaacaaATTGCCGCTAAAGTCTACAAACtttccgctaaagtccacaaaatgACCTCCGCTAGAGTCCACAAGAAAACACCGTTAAAGTCCACAATAACAAgttccgctaaagtccacaataACAAGTTCCGCTAAAGTCCATAATAACAAgttccgctaaagtccacaaaaaacaccgttaaagtccaaacatttttttttttatgttatttcaaataggcagagaaaaaacattatagtcattccttataatatttaattatcaATTCCATACAAAACCAAAGCAAATCATGAAAAACTTTGATGACTTCACGGTCGAACgaataaattatgtttatgagctgatagacaaaacactgtcagccaatcagaagacaagttacgtacaaaattaaattattataaattttataaaataaaaaggattCTGTAAAGAAGACGAGCAATTGTAATGCTTTCTCCGATGACTCATAATTGAAGCCATAAAAgtgacaaaatttactttttaatcaaatggtatcatagttatatattttttaattttctgtataaatTTAGTATCTACTGGTTTGTGTGGCTGGCATTTTTATATCACACCTGACCAAttatgaatttaattatttcatgcttcattttacgatattttcCTGTAAAAGGTGTGAAAATTATATGAAGTTAAAGTAAATAATACAGATCTTGCtttcttactatttttatgaagttttgatttttttgttgattcatttgtttattccaaatcttatttaaaacatattcttCAGTAAGTGGTTTGGACATCATTCTCtaatatattaataataaaagacAATTAGATTTCCAATTCAACACAATGAAATCAAcatgaaaaaaaccaaaaaggGTTGCAAaagatattcaaactcattaagTGAACACTAATTGACCATGTTATTTCAAAAGACTTAAAGGtcgaaaagacaaacagtacATAAAAGACAAGGCAATACGAACTCCACGTTAAACCGGGGATGAGGTCAGGTGCTCTAGAAAGGTAAGCATATCTTGTTCAACATGTGGCATCTATCGTGTTGCGCATGTAATTAATATATACCATAACTGATTACAAAGTCATTATCATGGGTCTTGACACGAAATATGTTTAATCCTTAAAATCAAAACGCCAGTAAAATATTACTTCAATGTAACACTATAATATATTTCATACTCCGCAACATTTGTCAATTCCGGAACTCATGTCGAAAATATCAATGAAGTACATGTGACAGTTTtacttattatgtctgtttgttttcgTTCACACATGTCAATATAAAGGTATGCATGctagtgagaggtttagctagctataaaacaagtttttaatccaccattttctacataggaaaatgcctgtaccaagtcaggaatatgacagtttttatccattcgtttgatgtatttgagcttttgatctGCTATTTAAatacggactttccgtttccAATTTTCCTCggtgttatttttgttgtttgacTGTATGTATCATACTATGTAATGTGACACACATGCTTCCTATTTTTCATGTCGAAGCCTTTTAAAGTCGACTATActgtatacaattttttattgttgtgattatcttattgttgaaggccgtatgatTGCCCATATTTGTTTACATCCACGTAATTTGAATTTTGGGGGATTGTTGGCTCTTTGGCAATCCTTCCACATCTCcatgttttgatattaaaagaTAGGCTTCACAAAACGTGGGGAAAAAACCATTTTTAATCTAAAACGTTTATTCTGATCAAAATAGTTCTTAAAAGActgcataaaaaatatgaagaagtTTCAGTCTTTCCGTAAATTTTTCAGACTTTCCATTGCGTTAGTTTCAGTACTGTACAGACTTTTCGTTTACAGTCAATTGCAATCTGTCTATGCTCAGACTGTTCAGTACTTGTTATTAACCTATACACATCAACAACAAACTGAATTgtctaaaaacaaaataactgaacATTAATGAGTTTCTTGCAAGCAAATTGTCTGAACCATACTGAATTTACCACAGTCGGAAAGTCTGACAATTGACCGAAAGAAGGAACATGACTTAACAATCTATCGTGTAGATCTTATTACGGAAATGTAGAAATATGTTATTTCAGCATCTGCTGCAGATAAGACCAAATCGTAAACTGTATTACACAACAGAGAGAAAGCAAATAGAGAATATGTGATATTGATGACGTTTGGATATCCATTTGGTGTAAGCTATGCGGATGCTTTGAGTCACAATCGTTTCAAGATCTTTATAAAGGATAATTGAACGATTGTCACAGAATAGAATATCAATAGACGCAGAATAGACTATCTACTGTTGCAGAGTAGACTATCAATGGTCGCAGAATAGACCACCGCACATTTCGTCTTCAAAAACCTCATCAGTGATGATCAAACCAAATAAGTTAAAACGACcaaaaaaaaggacaaataaagtTGACGTACCGTgcgtgacctatagttgttaatttctgatcatttggtctcttgtgaagagttgtctcattggcaacaaAACcgtatcttcttttttatattgaagagCAAGAAGAACCCAAAAGTCTGAAAGGTTTTtcaaaatacagctaaagtaatctatcTCTATTCCTCGggaagaaaatccttagtatttcgaaagtttttaagttttgtttattttattacttgtaACACCGCAATTCTGACATGTTTTaagaattgtaaataaaaaaaaagaagatgtggtatgattgccaatgagacaactctccacaagagaccaaaatgaaacagaaattaacaactgtaggtcaccgtacggccttcaacaatgagcaggtGGTTAAATTTGATCTGTTATATGACCAAATTTGATGTAATAAATGTTTCAGGTAATCTCATAAAAAACAATGTAACATTCTTCAGAAGTATACGTTTTGCCACAATAACTATATTCACGGTATATTCTGTAATATTTTATCGGAAGTTGTGGCATGTCTCAGACGGTATTCTGAACTACAGATTCCGccattttcattattcattttcatgCAAAATTTTGGCAACACTAGTCTACTTCAGTTCAAATCTCATAAATCGATTACGTATGATAACTTTAGAAAATACATATCCAGGCAACACACACAAACTGTCGGAATCACATGAACCCTAAAAGTAGTTGGGTCGATTTGATAAGCATGATTTGGCTTTTcgtttcaaaatattcaatccATTTTCAAGATCTCAAATACAAATCTAAAAGATATTCtcaattgatatattatttattaaataaaataatatatctaTTTAATGATATTAGGaaagaaaattaattaattCAATATTAAAAGAGATATCTTTTTTTAGGTTTTCAGATGTCTTATTTAGTTTAAACGATATcttgtaaatatttcaaaaaatgtctTCTAAACGTTATCAGATCTCTTTAacattcatttcatttgaaGATATCTTCAACTAAATAAGAAATGTTATAAACCCAAAAAATATCTGACGAGCTAATagaaatatcttataaactaaataagatgtctgataaatcaataaaacgaaatttcatagaaaaacaaaaaatatgggGTATCTatcaatgaaacaaaataagtacatgcaaaaaaatattactcAAAAAGCAAAAGAACAGCGCTTTAATTGCATGTATATCTTATGATATCTTAAGACAGTGCTGGAGATTACTATTTCAGGAGCAGATATCATGCTAACTGTTTATTAAAACTGAACGACAAGGCCATTGGACAGAATTCGAGACACAGAAAGAAAGTCAAGAACCTGGAATAGGGCTTGCCAAAATGAAGAACACAGTGACTGCTCACAGTCTGGAACAGATAATTTTTCATGATTTGAAAGTGCTGATATCGGTAAATTGTACAGTAAACGTTCTTAGTAAATATGAGTTGTCATGGAAGGAATAATTAATACaacacttttgaaaaatttaatactAGCTGCCATAGGTAATATGCAAGCATACATGAAAGGTTGCGTCTTTCTCCGGATTTTCGACGAATATGTTGGTAAATTCTGAAATAGGCCATGTCTTATAGTCGTGATGGTGAAGGCCGCTCCATAGTCAAAGTAACTAGAATAGTTTGAAGAGCTATGCTTGCTACTATAAAAAGGCAGGGACATTCAATGTGACATTCAAATTGAATCAGTTCCATAATATTTGAGACATCTTACTCTCTATCGGAGAACTTATAAGTTGCAGTTGTATCCTTTCGACGACGAGCATCACAATTGAACTATTATTGCCGAGAAATGATTAGTGTTGTCTGTCACTCAAGGATATTACAGGACTGTGTCTCGGTGTTTTGCCATTCTGTATCATTCTTACTAAGGAAACTTATGTCTGTTGAACTGATTTGTGTTAACAGCTGTTATTGAGTGTCCCGGTAAAGCTATTATTAGTATCTAGCATACATATTTTGCCTGCTATGACTATGGTGATGCCTTCATTTTACCCTTTTATTATGAGGTCTGTTTCAGAGGTTCACGAATACCTTCGTTGAAAATCCAGAGAACTAATTTACCTTGCTTGTAGGCATGCAGATATCCCATGGCAGCtacatttcaattttgtaagATGCATTGTATCAGTTCGTCCTTCCATGATAACTGCAAAGTGTTCAAGGCGTTCACTGTAGAATTTAGCGTGATCTGCAAGCTTGGAGATTGGTACAATATCTCTTCCAGACCGTGTGCCgtaaatgtgttttattattttggaaaCACAACTCCAAGTATAAAAGATTCCTGGCTTTCTTTCTGTGTCTACCTATTTGCTATGTTGTCAAGTTTTATCAATCATCAAGCAGGATACTAGTGATTTGAATCTTCAGCACTTACTTTGGCTAAGATAATATGTCTTGCAGTACAGGTGCACAGTCATGCCTTATTTTTGCCGATTTGAAAATGTTGATGTATCATAGAGATCTTCAGATACATcaccacagaaaaaaatacattgctATCATTGTTTTTGTGTTGATTCAGTACCACTTTACAGCTAGTGTCTGGTTTcacattgttttctttcaattgacAACTTATCTTCAATATCAGATGTATGTTTTCACATTAactgatgaaatattttgaggTCTGAAAATTTTTTTGACAGGATTTGTGCCATATTGCCTTGTGATTCTGGAATGCTTCTGCAGTTTCATAGACTTCATTCATCTGTTTCAAAATGAGCGAAAGGAAAACCAATTCATGACCCAACATCTTCGTTACTTGCATCAAATGTCTGTGTCTGTTCTGTTGGCATTGCAAACCCTCACATGTCCTTTCTTGCCGTTTCACACATTCTATTCGTTTTGATCCTTTCCAACAACAACTTTCGTTCATacattatatcatatatacgtaatttctgttttaaaaaattacttCGGCAAACTTGTAAGTAAAAGTAATTCTGATATTGATATCTTTATTTCGTAAACATATGCACGCCTTATCTGACCACTTGGGGAATATCgaatataaattaacaaaaaagtatgaATGCAAACAGTGAATTAATAGAAATAGCGAATAATGATATATTGGAAATTCATGTTTGTTAAATGGCCATCATTCAAGACGGCTTCCAAACAATCAATATATGAAGTCCTCAGATGACAGTCCTTGTCATCTGTGATGCATGTACCATATGACTATATAATACCTTCCTGCAGCAATCGTTTAACTAATTAGTCAAAGTGAACACGGTTACCAAGGAACTGCAAATGTGTAAAGGCAGTATTAAGTTGTTCTGCTCTGTGtacattttgagaaaaaaaattgaaaacaacatgtttaataatttcttgcgtccgaagcgcttttcttgacATTGAGATAGAATATGATAGACAGATTGTGGTTTgacaaaacatgtacatttcatttattGTGATATATTTTTAGCGTCAATTGAGATCATTTGAGCAgttgatgttcatataacattaatTGTATATGAAACTCAATATGTTTGCAATCAAggtttttgaaagttgtttcatATAAACACTACGCATtgtactttttcaacaaattttgcaGACAAAGAAAGTtaataattatcataattattcaCACATGTGTTACAGAACATTCAAACATTCTATTgattacatgtaaatatttccAGTTGTACAAcattacaaaattcaaaaaattcaatTGACATTTCAAAAAACTTTATAGGTACAATGTACCACCTTCACcaatatcaacaaaacaaattatccTAAAATCAGCaaacttttataaatgacaggtatacaaatattgttttgctTTAGTattacttgtaaaataaatttctcCGGTTATCCTATGTTGAACAAGCGGAAGTATGAATATTGCTTTTAGCGTAATAGATCATTTTAATATCCTTTTCGTGGTCCACGTTTTAACTATGTCGATTACTTTTAAGCATTAAAGAccatgattaaaattttaacaactcAAGTTTCACGTGTTGGGTGTGAACttttggataaaaacaataaaagtacattgtcggaaaatataaagttatttgTACCCGCTacaaaacagaagaaaaactCGAGAGGGGGAGGGGATAGGCTCGCTTTATGTCCTGTTTATATAGCTCAAACaattaaatttgtatatttttgtcaatgtacatataatgctttttttttttttatcgaataATGACTACCTATTTGGGCTTAAAAAATTTCTagatttttcaagatggccaccttTCAATAtgggtaaaatttaaaaaatgttgttcaACCAGACAATTGGAATCAGCATTGTTATTCTATTTACTAGGTTTCATATCAATATCTTCTCTAATATcattttcatgttaattttttttttataaatttgtagaGATCAAACGGCCGCCATTTTAAAATGGCCGCCTCTCCCGCCATTTTCGACTTTCAGAGTGGGTCCATAGCTTAAAATGTTGTCCATGTCATATACTGTtactatgccaaatttcatgcttttaccacaatctgagcaattttgtcaaaaatctgcACAAATCGACTGGACTATTATTAAAGTTTGTACAAATAAACTTTCAAAACATGATCGaataaatttctgaatttatgtTCAACCTTTCTTCCTCTTGTATGCTGGagttttttcgtttttaatttcagataatAGTTGACCATgctgaaattaaacaatttgtcTAATTTGATGATTTGACGATTTAATcacataattatacatttaatattataaaatttatagtCAATACTTGCTTTCTTAGATAGTAATTTGCAATATGTTAcactgaaatattttaatttttataatatagtCTTACGTagcttaaaatttaaatttgtacgAAATGCTCTTTCTCTgggaaaaaattataaaaaatctgtCTTGTTTAACCACTGAAACTGCAGTAAACATGTGTTACATCCTAGGACCACGCAAACACTAGCGTGATATAAAACACATACCAATCCTCACaaggtgttatttcatttacGAAATCTTTCTTCAAGTGTACAGTTGTGTGCTCAGATATCACCAGTTGTGGACGTCTTGTCAAATATTCAACATGTAAGttaaattatacatttacatatcATATCATTTTGATTTATCTTTTACAGTACCTATAATCATTCTCTGCTTCATGGCACAGCTGACGACACTTTTGAACTGTCTTGTTATCTTAACTCATACTGGTATTTTTCTCCTTTTCAAATCTtcataaattaataattaaatgaTCTATCCATAACTTTAATTCTGCGTAGTACTACGTGCTTCTTATTTATTGACGGctaagtattttgtttttagattgTTCTATTAAGGGCACCCTCTTACCCCGATTTTTATGGTTCGACAATATCATATTTACCTGTTTATTTCCACAGATAAACAAACTATCATTCCTGACTATGTTTGTGTGTCTGTTTTAGTTCTGCTGATGATATAGTTGAGCCTttgtttttgtcagattttattgatattcccTTTTTTGGAATCTACATTGGAGTCTGGTGTTGTTGTTAAtactttttataaagttttatttaggTTAACCAGTTTATTGCAtactaatttttaaatttgccaCACAGCAACAAAGATCCTTTATTTACAGGATTTGAACGCCTTTGTTTTTCTCActgaatattcacatatatattttattcatccgCAACATTAATTTCCCTTGCTCTTTTTTTTACCTTCAAATGAAAGTAACACTATATAAATTTAGTATGTCCAGAGTGCTATCCTGGATTTACCTTCGTCGGCAACGTTCAAATCTGAACATTTTAAAGCCAGGGACGTAGAAACTTTAGGAGCTAATACTAAAAACTAAATAGAACATAAAACGATTATCTTAACTAATTATTTAACCTTATTAGGTTATTGGATTCAGTTTATTTCTTGTATTTATAGCCCGAAGTTAACAATCTCATGTATAACTTGTAGTGTTTTTTCAACAAGTAGCCAGTTTGTCTAAATGGCTTATATGATTTCTTGCATTCAATATATTCCTTATGGTTTAAACTGAGGGCATTCGTTCAtgcatatctatatataaacaatttaacttgAAATATGCTTCGTGAATTTCATATACGACTTAATAATTctgtaatttgttttgtaatcttAAATTTATAGTATATACTTTATTAAAAGGATTGTTTTAAAATACTTCTTTAATTCGATTACTTTATTACcaaaatttcatattaattAACGTTGAGTTACCTTGCATTTTGCAACAAtatctaataaataaatttggtgttttaactgtattctgattggttaacattattagttttaatttcaatgttgtcaattttgatagggacacgcccactctgacatTGTGTATTCAtccgccaacatgtgtgtatggttgttattgttaataaaaagttctttgagccttatttttgatagaaatttatttataatgaatggcaataatttattttgattttattgaattcgcggattattcaatgtgaagagtcaaaaattagttttatggttcaataaaatcagaataaataatagccattcattaaataattaaatgaacTTTTGACTTTAccgttattttttatctaaaaaagatctgatatatatatatatatctcactTTCGAATTCGCATTTTTGTTAGAAATTTtgtcttgtatttgttttgttttgtttcgttttgtcttgtttttgatttgatttctggtgaggatttttttaaagggaGAAGAGGTTACATATAGTCCCAAAAGGGAGAtgctaaaaataatttagtccttttgcaaaatcaaaatggTGAAAAACACGCTTCACTATGTGTCAGTCATAACCAAAAGTTTCCACAATGATTACCACTTGTTGGAAAGAAAAGAGATGTAAAACGTTGTGGAGAACGCTCAAACACCAAAAACCTTCCAAGCAAAACACTGCTAGAGAGATAGGAACCATAGTTATAGAACAGTTTCATAGTTTGATGAATTGTTTTAGAACATTCAATTTTCGAAGACGTAGATCAGCCGTTAATTCATG
Protein-coding sequences here:
- the LOC134699064 gene encoding protein lon-1-like — encoded protein: MALLRFEANYETNFYYTLQLVWAKTSLLGCGIRKCNKVIGTVMSNAYLVVCNYSPAGNIMKNKILNKPYTKGKPCSKCPGYCTSESLCRKIPTKRTLYDLLSGITDTESDWNEEKEEDLEDQRKDRRNKEKEEDLEDQRKERRNEEKEEDEEDQRKERRNEEKEEELGDQRKERRNEEKEEDLGEQYKD